Proteins found in one Butyricicoccus intestinisimiae genomic segment:
- a CDS encoding ABC transporter ATP-binding protein has translation MIEIKNLSKQFEGFQAVENLSLRIETGEFFALLGPNGAGKTTTISMISTLLLPSGGEIYIDGERLTRQRKDIKRKVSVVTQEYSMRQDMNMDEIMEYQGRLYFMKRKDIREKTEHLLAFAGLTSHRKKTIRKLSGGMRRKLMVCRALLTEPEILLLDEPTAGMDALSRRQMWNLLRQLNEKGLTILLTTHYIEEAQALCDRVALMDGGKLEDLDTPENLICKLGAYAVDEMHPDGVHSSYFAERSQAIAYLSELTGNCTLRDTTLEDVFVEQAGKHLTKGI, from the coding sequence ATGATTGAAATAAAAAATCTTTCCAAGCAGTTTGAAGGCTTCCAAGCGGTGGAAAACCTGAGTCTGCGCATTGAGACGGGAGAGTTTTTTGCGCTGCTTGGCCCAAACGGTGCGGGAAAAACCACAACGATTAGCATGATCTCCACGCTGCTTTTGCCGAGCGGCGGGGAGATTTATATTGACGGCGAACGGCTGACCCGTCAGCGCAAGGACATCAAACGCAAAGTCAGCGTGGTCACACAGGAATATTCCATGCGGCAGGACATGAATATGGACGAAATCATGGAATATCAGGGCAGGCTGTATTTTATGAAGCGCAAGGATATCCGTGAAAAGACAGAACATCTGCTTGCCTTTGCCGGTCTTACCAGCCACAGAAAAAAGACCATTCGCAAGCTGTCCGGCGGTATGCGGCGCAAGCTCATGGTGTGCCGCGCGCTGCTGACTGAGCCGGAGATTTTGCTGCTGGACGAGCCGACGGCAGGCATGGACGCGCTTTCTCGCAGACAGATGTGGAATTTGCTGCGCCAGCTCAATGAGAAGGGGCTGACGATTTTGCTCACTACGCACTACATTGAGGAAGCACAGGCGTTGTGTGACCGTGTGGCACTGATGGATGGCGGCAAGCTGGAGGATTTGGACACACCGGAAAATCTCATTTGCAAGCTGGGCGCGTATGCGGTCGATGAGATGCATCCGGACGGTGTGCACAGCAGCTATTTTGCCGAGCGCAGTCAGGCGATTGCCTATCTGTCCGAGCTGACAGGTAATTGCACCTTGCGCGATACGACATTGGAGGACGTCTTTGTGGAACAGGCGGGCAAGCATTTGACAAAGGGTATTTGA
- a CDS encoding ABC transporter permease encodes MGIVTILWEKWREFLRDFSKITLAALIAPLMYLIVFGWGIRTTMNGQPYLYYLIPGVVSLTTMNGSFSAIAQNLNVQRLYEKAFDQVIISPTPLWQFIVGQVLAGALRGLYSAGIILLLILPIHTGLVFNWQSFVILFLNGAVFAGLSIVVSFLAKNHADVPRFSNYIIMPMSYLCNTFFSTAAIPHGAREVITALPLSQTSSMIRAIATGEAADFRGILVLLAYLIVFIVAGLYFVYKKENL; translated from the coding sequence ATGGGTATTGTAACGATTCTGTGGGAAAAATGGCGTGAATTCCTGCGGGACTTTTCCAAAATCACGCTCGCGGCGCTCATTGCTCCGCTCATGTATTTGATTGTCTTTGGCTGGGGCATTCGCACGACAATGAACGGCCAGCCGTATTTGTATTATTTGATACCGGGCGTTGTGTCGCTGACGACGATGAACGGCAGCTTTAGTGCGATTGCGCAAAATCTAAATGTTCAGCGCCTGTATGAAAAAGCGTTTGATCAGGTCATTATTTCTCCGACACCGCTGTGGCAGTTTATCGTCGGACAAGTTCTTGCCGGTGCGCTGCGCGGCCTGTACTCTGCGGGCATTATTCTGCTGCTGATTTTGCCGATTCATACCGGATTGGTGTTCAACTGGCAGTCTTTTGTTATTTTGTTTTTGAACGGTGCCGTGTTTGCGGGCCTGAGCATTGTCGTGTCTTTTTTGGCGAAAAATCATGCGGATGTGCCGCGGTTTTCCAATTATATCATCATGCCGATGTCCTATTTGTGTAATACATTTTTCTCGACAGCGGCAATTCCGCATGGCGCGCGCGAGGTGATTACAGCTCTGCCGCTGTCGCAGACCAGCTCGATGATTCGTGCGATTGCAACCGGTGAAGCTGCAGATTTTCGCGGGATTCTCGTATTGCTGGCTTATTTGATTGTCTTTATCGTTGCCGGTTTATATTTTGTCTATAAGAAAGAAAATCTGTGA
- a CDS encoding alanine/glycine:cation symporter family protein — MNVEQFTRFLEMIDGWVWGVPLIVLILAVGIYLTIRLRGLQIRKLPKALKYMVHNEEGGEGEVTSFGALCTALSATIGTGNIVGVATAIVAGGPGALFWMWMAALFGMATKFAEGVLAIKYRVLDETGHALGGPFYYIENGMGKQWKWLAKLFAFFGVGVGILGIGTITQVNGIASAVNNFFDSNNAWTFQLFGKDYSYTVLIAAIIVTVCVALVIIGGIQRIASVSQVIVPFMACIYVAFCVLLLIMNVTKIPAAFVLIIQSAFGMRAVAGGALGAIILAMQKGIARGIFSNEAGLGSAPIAAAAAQTNEPVRQGLVSMTGTFIDTIVICTMTGFSIVLTGAYTQGLEGVAVTAYAFQSGLPFSAKVCEGILMLCLIFFAFTTILGWDYYSERCLEYLTGKHELTMKVYRWLYILAVFIGPFLTVSAVWTIADIFNALMALPNLVAILALSGVVVAETRHYFKRLSEGSIRE; from the coding sequence ATGAACGTGGAGCAGTTTACTCGATTTTTAGAAATGATTGACGGATGGGTGTGGGGTGTCCCGCTTATCGTCCTGATTTTGGCGGTTGGCATTTATTTGACCATTCGCCTGCGAGGTTTACAGATTCGAAAGCTTCCCAAAGCACTCAAATATATGGTGCACAATGAGGAAGGCGGCGAAGGAGAAGTTACTTCATTCGGTGCGTTGTGTACGGCTCTGTCCGCAACCATCGGTACCGGCAACATTGTCGGCGTAGCAACAGCTATCGTTGCAGGCGGCCCTGGCGCCCTGTTTTGGATGTGGATGGCAGCCCTGTTCGGCATGGCAACCAAGTTTGCCGAGGGCGTGCTGGCGATCAAGTACCGCGTGCTGGACGAAACCGGTCATGCACTGGGCGGCCCATTCTATTATATCGAAAACGGCATGGGCAAGCAGTGGAAATGGCTGGCAAAGCTGTTTGCATTCTTTGGTGTCGGCGTTGGTATTCTGGGCATCGGTACCATTACACAGGTAAATGGTATTGCCTCTGCTGTCAACAACTTCTTTGACAGCAACAATGCATGGACATTCCAGCTGTTCGGAAAAGACTATTCGTATACCGTATTGATTGCGGCAATTATTGTCACTGTGTGCGTTGCACTGGTTATCATCGGCGGTATTCAGCGCATTGCAAGCGTATCGCAGGTTATCGTACCGTTTATGGCATGTATTTATGTTGCATTCTGCGTGCTGCTGCTGATTATGAATGTGACAAAGATTCCGGCAGCCTTTGTTTTGATTATTCAGAGTGCATTTGGCATGCGTGCAGTGGCAGGCGGCGCGCTGGGCGCTATTATCCTTGCTATGCAGAAGGGTATTGCCCGTGGCATCTTCTCGAATGAGGCCGGCCTTGGCAGTGCGCCGATTGCGGCAGCTGCAGCACAGACCAACGAACCGGTTCGTCAGGGTTTGGTTTCCATGACCGGCACGTTTATCGACACGATTGTTATTTGTACCATGACCGGCTTCTCGATTGTACTGACCGGTGCATATACACAGGGCTTAGAAGGTGTCGCTGTCACTGCCTATGCCTTCCAGTCAGGCCTGCCGTTCAGTGCAAAGGTTTGCGAGGGCATTCTGATGCTGTGCTTGATCTTCTTTGCATTTACGACCATTCTCGGCTGGGATTATTACTCGGAGCGCTGCTTGGAGTATCTGACCGGCAAGCATGAGCTGACGATGAAGGTCTATCGCTGGCTGTACATTTTGGCTGTATTTATCGGCCCGTTCCTCACAGTATCCGCTGTATGGACGATTGCGGACATCTTCAATGCGCTGATGGCTCTGCCGAACTTGGTGGCAATTCTGGCATTGAGCGGTGTTGTCGTTGCCGAAACGCGCCATTATTTCAAGCGTCTGAGCGAAGGTTCCATTCGCGAATGA
- a CDS encoding ABC transporter ATP-binding protein, producing MNNAMLQTHNLSVGYDKKVLIQGIEIAVCPGEILTLIGPNGAGKSTIIKSITKQLEILGGTVCVAGKPLSQTGSRELAQKVSVMMTGRLEPELMSCEEVVEAGRFPYTGRFGVLSDADREKVREAMELVHIRELADKSFTCISDGQRQRVMLARAICQEPEILILDEPTSFLDIRHKLELLAILKRLVLEKQIAVIISMHELDLAQKLSDRVVCVRGDRIDKCGTPDEIFTDAYIEQLYQVSCGSYHTVYGFMELEKPAGKPEVFVIGGGGSGIPIYRQLQRKGIPFAAGVLHENDMDLPAAQALAAQIITERAFEPIGEQALAQAKACMETCTRVICCPERFGTMNAGNQQLMQLAQKQGKLFNHKRGL from the coding sequence ATGAACAACGCAATGTTACAAACACACAATTTGTCTGTTGGCTATGACAAAAAAGTTCTCATTCAGGGAATTGAAATTGCCGTGTGTCCGGGCGAGATTCTGACGTTGATCGGTCCGAACGGCGCGGGAAAATCGACAATTATTAAAAGCATTACCAAACAGCTGGAAATTTTGGGCGGCACGGTTTGCGTGGCGGGAAAGCCGCTCTCGCAGACCGGCAGCAGAGAGCTGGCGCAAAAAGTATCCGTGATGATGACCGGACGATTGGAACCGGAGCTCATGAGCTGTGAAGAAGTGGTGGAGGCGGGCAGATTTCCGTACACCGGACGATTCGGCGTGCTGTCCGATGCAGACCGCGAAAAGGTGCGCGAGGCGATGGAGCTGGTGCATATTCGAGAGCTGGCGGACAAAAGCTTTACCTGCATCAGTGACGGACAGCGGCAGCGCGTCATGCTGGCGCGCGCCATCTGTCAGGAACCGGAAATTCTGATTTTGGACGAACCGACATCCTTTTTGGATATTCGTCACAAATTGGAGCTGCTGGCGATTCTCAAACGGCTTGTACTGGAAAAACAGATCGCTGTCATTATCTCCATGCACGAGCTGGATTTGGCACAAAAGCTGTCAGACCGCGTGGTGTGCGTCAGGGGAGACCGCATTGACAAATGCGGCACGCCGGATGAAATCTTTACGGACGCGTATATTGAGCAGCTGTATCAGGTCTCCTGCGGCAGCTATCACACAGTATACGGCTTTATGGAGCTGGAAAAACCGGCGGGAAAACCGGAGGTTTTCGTCATTGGCGGAGGCGGCAGCGGCATCCCGATTTATCGGCAGCTGCAGCGCAAAGGCATCCCGTTTGCAGCGGGAGTGCTGCATGAAAATGACATGGATTTGCCCGCGGCGCAGGCACTTGCCGCGCAGATTATTACCGAGCGAGCCTTTGAACCCATCGGTGAACAGGCACTTGCACAGGCAAAGGCCTGCATGGAGACGTGCACACGTGTCATTTGCTGTCCGGAGCGGTTTGGAACCATGAATGCGGGCAATCAGCAGCTGATGCAACTGGCGCAGAAACAAGGAAAATTATTCAATCATAAGAGAGGATTATAA
- the cobI gene encoding precorrin-2 C(20)-methyltransferase, which translates to MKGTLIGVGVGPGDPELMTLKAVRMIRENEVIAVPGKQPKETVAYQIAVQAAPELADKTLLPLYMPMTMDAEERENNWKIAADTAEQQLEQGKNVVFLTLGDPTVYSTFSYVKKLVEEHGYQTATVSGITSFCAAAARMNVSLSEWNEPLHILPARHNLEDDLNYSGNCVLMKSGRKMDRVKQQLAQSGRDVVMVENCGMPEEKIYHGVEEIPNDAGYYSLIIAREPKHD; encoded by the coding sequence ATGAAGGGAACATTGATTGGCGTTGGTGTTGGACCGGGAGATCCGGAACTGATGACACTCAAGGCGGTGCGCATGATTCGGGAAAATGAAGTCATTGCCGTGCCGGGAAAGCAGCCGAAAGAAACCGTGGCATATCAGATTGCCGTGCAGGCCGCACCGGAGCTGGCGGATAAAACGCTGCTGCCGCTGTACATGCCGATGACCATGGACGCAGAGGAGCGCGAGAACAATTGGAAAATTGCCGCAGATACAGCGGAGCAACAGCTCGAACAGGGAAAGAATGTCGTATTCCTGACGCTGGGCGATCCGACTGTTTATTCTACGTTCAGCTATGTCAAGAAGCTGGTAGAAGAACACGGCTATCAGACGGCAACCGTCAGCGGCATCACGTCGTTTTGCGCGGCGGCGGCTCGCATGAATGTTTCGCTGTCCGAGTGGAATGAACCGCTGCATATTTTGCCGGCGCGTCATAATCTGGAGGATGATTTGAATTATTCCGGCAATTGCGTGCTGATGAAGTCGGGAAGAAAAATGGATCGCGTCAAGCAACAGCTCGCACAGAGCGGCCGAGATGTCGTTATGGTAGAAAACTGCGGTATGCCGGAGGAGAAGATTTATCACGGCGTGGAAGAAATTCCGAACGATGCAGGCTATTATTCGCTGATTATTGCGCGGGAGCCGAAGCATGATTGA